The DNA region CACGCTCATAGCGACTCAGCATTTGTTCTGAAGTAAACCGATATACATCGGCAGTCTGCCAACAAATCGACTCCAGAAAAGGCAGCTTTTTGGGGACAGTAACAGGATTAATTGTGGGTGTTGCGGTTGTCATAGCTCTTTTAATCAACCACTTTCGGCTTATTTTTATTTAGATTAGCACTGTGGATATCCACATTTAATTTTATTCTAACTATAAATTATCCGAACTGGGATAAACTCTTCCTTTCCAAGCGCCGCCGCGCCCTTGCCAATGACGGAGTGCTGAGTCTAGAGTCATTAAAGTATAGAGAAAAGCGATCGCAGGTAAACTAAAGGCTAACCAAGGAGAACATTTATAAAAGCGGATCGTTGGGTAGTAAGCTAACGACATTAACAACCATCCTAATAAACCTGTAAGTGCGATCGCCCAATTACCCCAAATTGCACCCAGAACTACACACATCGGTGCAACTAGATAAATCAGAGGCATTCCTACTAAAGTTCCCAATAGTAGTAATGGAGAATAATTTAGTTGGGTATAAGCAGTACGAGCAACCATATCCCAAATTGTCGCCAGCGAGTTATATGGACGTAAACTGCGAGTCAAGTTACTCAATCCTAGCCAGATACGCCCTTGATTGGGGATTGGGGATTGGGGATTGGGGATTGGGTATTGGGAAAACTCTTCCCTAGTCCCCAGTCCCCAGTTCCCAGTCCCTCTCTTAACAGCTTGAGCTAGGGCGCAATCGTCGATTAAAGCTTGGCGAATGACTTGAATTCCTCCGATTCGCTCTAAAGCTTCACGGGCGATTAAAATAGATCCCCCTGCGGCGGCGGCTGTGGGATTGTTGGGATTATTTACCCAGCGAAACGGATAGAGTTTTTGAAAGAAAAACACGAAAGCTGGAATCAAAAGTTTTTCCCAAAAGCTTTCACACCTGAGCCGCACCATTACCGAAACCAAATCTAAATCTTCTTGCACAGCTTTAGCAACGAGTCGCCGAAGATTACTAGGATCGTGTTCGATATCTGCGTCGGTCAGCAAAAAATAGTCAGGTGCGAATTTACTAGCGCTGTTTATACCTTGCTCAACTGCCCAAAGTTTGCCCGACCAACCAAAAGGCAGTGAAACGCCAGAGATAATATGCAATTGTTGGGGTTTACCTACAGCGTGTGCAACTCCTTCGGCAAAATTTGCTGTTTGGTCTGTGCTGCGATCGTCTACTAAAAATACGTTGAAAGAACCAGGATAGTCTTGGAGTAGGAGCGATCGCAGCGTCGTTGGTAGCAATTCGGCTTCGTTACGGGCTGGAACCACGGCACAAACCACAGGTAACGATTGTAGCTGAGTTTCTGTAACCTCTAATTGCTGGTCTGTCCGCCAAAACTGTCCCCAAAAACACAGTAATCCTAACCAAATTGTCAAGGATAACAGCATCAATCCTAATACAATTACATCCATGACCTATTGCAAATTTTCAGTGACTCAGACAGAATACTATGTCTACTAAATAAAGAAAAATTTTTTCATCATAATATTGCCGTGTTCATAATTAGTGTTGGTGTTGAGGTTAAATAGGGTTTGATGCAAACACAAGACAGGGTAAAAGTCAATCAAGTTGCAACGGCGATCGCAGCCAGTCAAAAATATTTGCTTTCGATTCAAAATCCCGCCGGTTACTGGTGGGCAGAGTTACAATCTAATGTCACCATTACTGCTGAAGTCGTCCTTTTGCATAAGATTTGGGGAACAGACCACGGTAGACCTTTACACAAAGTTGCAGCATACCTGCGTCAAGAGCAACGGCAGCATGGCGGCTGGGAACTTTACTACGGTGATGGTGGAGAACTTAGCACCTCGGTTGAAGCCTACATGGCGCTAAGACTGCTAGGTGTACCAGCAACCGATCCGGCGATGATTAGAGCGAGAGCCTTTATTCTCCAACGGGGTGGGATCAGCAAAACTCGGATTTTTACCAAGTTGCACCTAGCCTTGATTGGCTGCTACAACTGGCGCGGTATTCCCTCGCTACCACCTTGGATAATGTTGTTGCCAAAAGCTTTCCCAGTTAATATCTACGAAATGTCTAGTTGGGCACGTTCTAGTACTGTGCCGTTGTTGATTGTGTGCGATCGCAAACCTATTTTTATCACCGATCCAACTATCAACCTAGATGAACTGTACGCTGAAGGCGTTGATCAAGTCCGGTGGGAATTACCCCAAGCTGGCGATTGGACAGATTTATTCCTCACCCTTGATCAGGGGTTCAAGTTTGCAGAAAGTCTAAATTTAGTTCCCTTTCGCCAAGAAGGCATCAAAGCCGCCGAAAAATGGATTTTAGAGCGCCAAGAAGCCACAGGTGACTGGGGTGGGATTATTCCGGCGATGTTGAATTCAATGCTGGCTTTGCGGTGTCTGAATTATGACCGAAACGATCCCATTGTGGAACGAGGTTTGCAAGCAATTGATAACTTTGTCATTGAAACAGAGGATAGCTATCGGGTTCAACCCTGTGTTTCACCCGTCTGGGATACAGCTTGGGCGATGCGTGCTTTAGTAGAATCTGGCTTTGCACCAGATCATCCCGCCGTGGTGCAAGCTGGAGAATGGTTGTTGCAAAAACAAATTTTAGATTACGGAGATTGGGCTGTAAAAAATCGTCAGGGAAAACCAGGGGCTTGGGCGTTTGAGTTTGACAATCGCTTTTATCCCGATGTAGACGACTCGGCTGTGGTGGTGATGGCACTACATTTGGCGAAACTTCCCAATGAAGAAATTAAGCAG from Nostoc commune NIES-4072 includes:
- a CDS encoding glycosyltransferase; translation: MDVIVLGLMLLSLTIWLGLLCFWGQFWRTDQQLEVTETQLQSLPVVCAVVPARNEAELLPTTLRSLLLQDYPGSFNVFLVDDRSTDQTANFAEGVAHAVGKPQQLHIISGVSLPFGWSGKLWAVEQGINSASKFAPDYFLLTDADIEHDPSNLRRLVAKAVQEDLDLVSVMVRLRCESFWEKLLIPAFVFFFQKLYPFRWVNNPNNPTAAAAGGSILIAREALERIGGIQVIRQALIDDCALAQAVKRGTGNWGLGTREEFSQYPIPNPQSPIPNQGRIWLGLSNLTRSLRPYNSLATIWDMVARTAYTQLNYSPLLLLGTLVGMPLIYLVAPMCVVLGAIWGNWAIALTGLLGWLLMSLAYYPTIRFYKCSPWLAFSLPAIAFLYTLMTLDSALRHWQGRGGAWKGRVYPSSDNL
- the shc gene encoding squalene--hopene cyclase, which codes for MQTQDRVKVNQVATAIAASQKYLLSIQNPAGYWWAELQSNVTITAEVVLLHKIWGTDHGRPLHKVAAYLRQEQRQHGGWELYYGDGGELSTSVEAYMALRLLGVPATDPAMIRARAFILQRGGISKTRIFTKLHLALIGCYNWRGIPSLPPWIMLLPKAFPVNIYEMSSWARSSTVPLLIVCDRKPIFITDPTINLDELYAEGVDQVRWELPQAGDWTDLFLTLDQGFKFAESLNLVPFRQEGIKAAEKWILERQEATGDWGGIIPAMLNSMLALRCLNYDRNDPIVERGLQAIDNFVIETEDSYRVQPCVSPVWDTAWAMRALVESGFAPDHPAVVQAGEWLLQKQILDYGDWAVKNRQGKPGAWAFEFDNRFYPDVDDSAVVVMALHLAKLPNEEIKQAAIARALNWIASMQCKPGGWAAFDLDNDQDWLNSIPYGDLKAMIDPNTADVTARVVEMLGACDLSIDSDNLERSLTYLHSEQETEGCWFGRWGVNYIYGTSGVLSALALIAPQRHKLSIERGAAWLVGCQNRDGGWGETCRSYNDPSLKGKGNSTASQTAWALIGLLAAGEATGKLALEVIERGISYLVATQQPDGTWFEADFTGTGFPCHFYLKYHLYQQYFPLIALGRYQALIQKG